Proteins encoded within one genomic window of Oncorhynchus nerka isolate Pitt River linkage group LG17, Oner_Uvic_2.0, whole genome shotgun sequence:
- the tph1a gene encoding tryptophan 5-hydroxylase 1a, translating to MYSNKIVGPRRGRSFDSMNIGNEEKILNNEMNKSTFTKIEECRTEKKNAPSDGRAAIVFSLKNEVGGLVKALKLFQENHVNLVHIESRKSKRRNSEFEIFVDCDSDHEQLNEIIQLLRKHVNVVDMDPPDNSCLPEEDIENVPWFPKKISDLDKCANRVLMYGSDLYADHPGFKDNVYRRRRKHFADLAMNYRHGDPIPRIEFTEEELATWAVVYRELNKLYPTHACREYLKNLPLLAKHCECREDNIPQLEDVSRFLRERTGFTIRPVAGYLSPRDFLAGLAFRVFHCTQYVRHSSDPLYTPEPDTCHELLGHVPLLAEPSFAQFSQEIGLASLGASDESIQTLATCYFFTVEFGLCKQEGKLRAYGAGLLSSISELKHALSGNAVIMPFDPKVTCKQECIITTFQDVYFVSDSFEEAKVKMREFAKTIKRPFTVRYNPYTQSVDVLKDTPSINSVVEELRHDLDIVGDALSRLNKHLGV from the exons ATGAACAAATCAACCTTCACAAAGATTGAAGAATGCAGAACAGAGAAAAAGAACGCGCCGTCAGACGGCCGAGCAGCTATTGTCTTCTCACTCAAGAATGAAGTCGGAGGACTAGTGAAGGCGCTGAAACTTTTCCAG GAAAACCACGTCAATCTTGTCCACATAGAATCCAGAAAATCGAAAAGGCGTAACTCTGAATTTGAGATCTTCGTGGACTGTGACAGCGATCACGAGCAGCTCAACGAGATCATTCAGCTGCTACGTAAGCACGTTAACGTAGTGGACATGGACCCTCCTGATAACTCCTGTTTACCTGAAGAAG ATATAGAAAATGTCCCCTGGTTCCCCAAGAAGATCTCAGATCTGGACAAGTGTGCGAACCGGGTTCTAATGTACGGATCAGACTTGTATGCTGACCATCCG GGCTTCAAGGACAACGTCTACAGAAGGAGGAGGAAGCATTTCGCTGATCTCGCCATGAACTACAGACA TGGGGATCCTATCCCTCGTATAGAGTTTACAGAGGAGGAGTTGGCGACGTGGGCGGTGGTGTACCGGGAGCTCAACAAGCTGTACCCTACCCACGCCTGTAGAGAGTACCTGAAGAATCTGCCTCTACTGGCCAAACACTGTGAATGTAGAGAGGATAACATACCCCAGCTAGAGGACGTATCACGCTTCCTTAGAG AGAGGACAGGCTTTACCATCAGGCCTGTGGCAGGTTACCTCTCCCCCAGAGACTTCCTAGCTGGTCTGGCCTTCCGTGTGTTCCACTGTACCCAGTATGTCCGACACAGCTCCGACCCCCTCTACACACCAGAGCC agacacatgccATGAATTGCTGGGTCACGTCCCGTTGCTGGCTGAGCCCAGCTTCGCCCAGTTCTCCCAGGAGATCGGCCTGGCTTCCCTCGGAGCTTCAGATGAATCCATACAGACCCTGGCCACT tgttatttcttCACGGTGGAGTTCGGCCTGTGTAAACAGGAGGGGAAGCTGAGAGCTTATGGAGCAGGCCTGCTGTCCTCCATCAGTGAACTCAAG CATGCTCTGTCTGGTAACGCCGTCATCATGCCCTTTGACCCCAAGGTCACATGTAAACAAGAGTGCATCATCACCACATTTCAGGACGTCTACTTTGTGTCCGACAGCTTCGAGGAGGCCAAAGTCAAGATGAG GGAGTTTGCCAAGACGATCAAGCGGCCGTTTACGGTGCGATATAACCCCTACACCCAGAGTGTGGACGTTCTGAAGGACACTCCCAGCATTAACAGCGTGGTGGAGGAGCTGAGACACGACCTGGACATCGTGGGCGACGCCCTCAGCCGGCTTAACAAACACCTGGGGGTCTGA